The window TCGCGGGCTGCCTCGCGCACCAGCGCCAGCAGGCGAGGTGCACGCGGGTCGAGCGGGTGGAAGCGGTGGCCGAGGCCCGGTACGTAGCCGGCTTCGGCAAAGAAGCGGGTGACACGATCCTCGACGGCGCTTTCGAGCGGTTGGCCCTCATCCATCGCCGCGGCGATGTCGCCAAAGAAGCCGAGCGCCTGCTCGCCGGCGCCGCCGTGCACGTCGCCGAGCACGTTGATGGCGGAGGCCATGGCGCTGTTGATGCTGACGCCGCAGGTGGCGGCCATGCGGGCGATCGCGATCGATGGCGCTTGCGGGCCATGATCGACCGCCGCCCCCAGTGCCGTGCCGAGCAGCTCGGCCTGGGCCTCGCTCGGCAGTTCGCCGCGCAGCATCAGCCAGATCATCGCCGGGAAGCTGATCCGGCCGATCAGGTCCTCGATCGGGTAGCCTCGCAGCCGGATCAGGCCGGGGCGCATCTCGATGATCTGCGTCGACCACCACTCCTCGCCGCGCTCGCGGCCTTCCTTGCGCGCCCCGTCGCTCATGCCTGCCTCCTCATCTCGCGCTGCCGGCGCGCCTCCGTCAGGATCTCTTCGCTGTGTTCGCCGAGCTTCGGCGGCGGCTGCGTCGGCCGAGGCGCCTCGCCGTCGACGAGGAAGCCGCCGCGGATCACCGTCAGCGGGCCGGTCCCCGCGCCGGTCTCGAAGCGGGTGGTCATGTCGCGGGATGTGACCTGCTCCTCCCGCAGGACCTGCGGGATCGTCAGCACCCGCCCAGCCGGCACGCCGGCCCGATTGAGGCGATCCTCCCAGTCCGCGGCGGGAGCGGCGGCGAGCGCCGCCTCGATCAGCCCCTTCAGCTCGCCGCGATGGCGCTTGCGGGCCTCGCGCTCGCTGAAGCGCGCATCGCTCGCAAGCTCGGGCCGCCCGATGACGCCGCAGAGGGTGACGAACTGCTCCTGCTTGTTGGCCGCGATGTTGAGCAGCCCGTCACCGGTCTCGAAGGCGCCCGAGGGCGCCGCCGTCATATTCTCGTTACCCATCGCCCGCGGCTCGACGCCGGCCGTCAGATAGTTCGACACCGGCCAGCCCAAGGCACTGAGCGTGCATTCGAGCATGGAGACGTCGAGGAAGGCGCCTTCGCCGGTGCTGGCGCGGCGCAGCAGGGCGGAGACCACCGCGAACGCGCCGAACAGGCCGCCGAGCGTGTCGCAGACGGGGTAACCGACCCGCAAGGGCGCGGTCTCCGGCGTGCCGGTGATGCTCATCACCCCGGAGAGGCCCTGGATGATCTGGTCATAGGCGGGGTTGTCCCGCATCGGCCCGGTCTGGCCGAAGCCGGAGATCGCGCAATAGACTAGGTCCGGCCGGATGGCGCGCAGGCTTTCGTAGCCGAGCCCGAGACGGTCCATCACGCCCGGCCGGAAGTTCTCGACGAGGGCGTCGGCCGTGGTGACGAGATCGCGGAACTGTGCCCGGCCTTCCTCGCTCTTGAGGTCGACGACGACGGAACGCTTGCCGGCGTTCTGGGCCAGGAACGAGGCCCCCATCGCCGCCTTGTTGAGCTCCGGCGAGGCGCCGAGTTGGCGGGCGAGGTCGCCGCCATTGGGCACCTCGACCTTGATCACATCAGCCCCGAGCAGAGCGAGTTGATAGCCGCAATAGGGGCCGGCCAGCACATTGGTGAGGTCGAGAACGCGAAGGCCGTGGAGAAGCTGGGTCATCGGATGTCTCGCTTACGCATCGCCGGGGACGTGGTCCGGGCTCGGACCCCGCCAGGTGCGGATGAGGTGGTAGAGGCGCGGGCCGAACAGCGCGGTGAAGGCGAGCGCCAGCAGTGCGGCGGAGAGCGGCTGGGTGAACAGCACCGTCCAGTCGCCGCCCGAGATCGTCATCGCCCGGCGGAACTCGGTCTCGGCCATCGGCCCGAGGATCATCCCGATCACGACCGGGGCGGTCGGGAAGTCGAAGCGGCGCATCAGGAAGCCGACGCCGCCGAGGACGTAGAGCAGGATCAGGTCGATCGGCGATTGCGAGATGCCGTAGGTGCCGACCGTCGCGAAGACGAGGATGCCGGCATAGAGGAGCGGCGCCGGGATCTTCAGGATCCGGACCCAGAGCCCGACCAGCGGCAGGTTCAGGACGACGAGCAGGATGTTGGCGACATAGAGGCTGGCGATCAGGCCCCAGACCAGCGCGGGCTGGGTATCAAGCAGCAACGGCCCCGGCTGGATGCCGTAGCTCTGGAAGGCCGAGAGCATGATCGCGGCGGTGGCCGAGGTCGGCAGGCCGAGCGTCAGCATCGGCACGAGCACGCCGGCGGCGGAGGCATTGTTGGCGGCTTCGGGGCCGGCGACGCCTTCGATCGCGCCGACCGTGCCGAACTCTTCAGGCTTCTTCGACAGGCGCTTCTCGACGACATAGGAGAGGAAGGTCGGAATTTCCGCCCCGCCGGCCGGCATGGCACCGATCGGAAAACCGATCGCGGTTCCCCGCAACCAGGGCTTCCAGGAGCGCGACCATTCCTCGCGGGTCATGTAGAGCGAGCCGCGCAAGGGAACGATCTCGTCCTTGCCGGCATAACGGCGGGCGGCGACGTAGAGCGTCTCGCCGACCGCGAACAGGCCGACCGCCACGACGATGACATTGGTGCCGTCGAGCAATTCGGTCAGGCCGAAGGTGAAGCGCGGCTGCCCGGTCTGCAGATCGATGCCGATCATGCCGAGATAGAAGCCGAGGAACAGGCTGGCGAGGCCACGCACCGCGGAGGAGCCGAGCACGGCCGAGACCGTGACGAAGGCGAGCACCATCAGCGAGAAGTATTCGGCCGGGCCGAACAGCAGAGCGAGGCTGACGACGACCGGCGCCAGGAAGGTGACGCCCATGGTGCCGATCGTGCCGGCGACGAAGGAACCGATCGCCGAGGTCGCGAGCGCGGCACCGGCCCGGCCCGAGCGGGCCATCTTGTTGCCTTCGAGCGCGGTGACGATCGTGGCGCTCTCGCCGGGCGTGTTGAGCAGGAT is drawn from Bosea sp. Tri-49 and contains these coding sequences:
- a CDS encoding citryl-CoA lyase; translation: MSDGARKEGRERGEEWWSTQIIEMRPGLIRLRGYPIEDLIGRISFPAMIWLMLRGELPSEAQAELLGTALGAAVDHGPQAPSIAIARMAATCGVSINSAMASAINVLGDVHGGAGEQALGFFGDIAAAMDEGQPLESAVEDRVTRFFAEAGYVPGLGHRFHPLDPRAPRLLALVREAAREGTVGGRFADIAEAVEAAVARRKGKHIPLNIDGATAVIYGELGFPPPLTRGLFVLSRSVGILAHAWEQSQQPDRNKGPLPREWLWAYQGAPERRLPEAEAAQSPPANRSPKAI
- a CDS encoding CaiB/BaiF CoA transferase family protein, which gives rise to MTQLLHGLRVLDLTNVLAGPYCGYQLALLGADVIKVEVPNGGDLARQLGASPELNKAAMGASFLAQNAGKRSVVVDLKSEEGRAQFRDLVTTADALVENFRPGVMDRLGLGYESLRAIRPDLVYCAISGFGQTGPMRDNPAYDQIIQGLSGVMSITGTPETAPLRVGYPVCDTLGGLFGAFAVVSALLRRASTGEGAFLDVSMLECTLSALGWPVSNYLTAGVEPRAMGNENMTAAPSGAFETGDGLLNIAANKQEQFVTLCGVIGRPELASDARFSEREARKRHRGELKGLIEAALAAAPAADWEDRLNRAGVPAGRVLTIPQVLREEQVTSRDMTTRFETGAGTGPLTVIRGGFLVDGEAPRPTQPPPKLGEHSEEILTEARRQREMRRQA
- a CDS encoding tripartite tricarboxylate transporter permease, giving the protein MDTLSQLANGFSVAFSPNNLLWCLVGTTLGTAIGVLPGLGPALTIALLLPITFQVAPEAAFILFAGIYYGAMYGGSTTSILLNTPGESATIVTALEGNKMARSGRAGAALATSAIGSFVAGTIGTMGVTFLAPVVVSLALLFGPAEYFSLMVLAFVTVSAVLGSSAVRGLASLFLGFYLGMIGIDLQTGQPRFTFGLTELLDGTNVIVVAVGLFAVGETLYVAARRYAGKDEIVPLRGSLYMTREEWSRSWKPWLRGTAIGFPIGAMPAGGAEIPTFLSYVVEKRLSKKPEEFGTVGAIEGVAGPEAANNASAAGVLVPMLTLGLPTSATAAIMLSAFQSYGIQPGPLLLDTQPALVWGLIASLYVANILLVVLNLPLVGLWVRILKIPAPLLYAGILVFATVGTYGISQSPIDLILLYVLGGVGFLMRRFDFPTAPVVIGMILGPMAETEFRRAMTISGGDWTVLFTQPLSAALLALAFTALFGPRLYHLIRTWRGPSPDHVPGDA